GAAATCCCACGCCGGCTCTGGTCGGCTTCTGCAGGGGACAGGGCGTGGATCCCGCCGACACCTACACCGTGGACGTCGCCGGCAAGTCCTACGTCTACGCCCGGAAGACGGTTGCTGGGCAGAAATCCTCAGAGCTCGTCGAGGCCTTTCTCCTTCGCCTGCCTCACGAAGTCACGTTTCCCAAGATGATGCACTGGGAGGAGTCCGGGTTCCAGTTTGCGCGCCCTATTCGCGGATTGCTTGCGCTGCTTGGCGCCGAAGTCCTTCACTGGGAAGTAGCCGGAGTGCAGAGTTCGAACACGACGTTCGGCCTCCGCGTCGGCAAGCCGAAACCAGTAACAGTGACGTCGCCGGAAGACTATATGCGACGGCTGCGCGAAGCATTCGTCATCGTGGACCCCGCCGAACGCCGCCGCCTGATCGAAAAACAGGCAGACAAGCTGTTGAAGCCTCTGGGCCTCAAGCTCGGAGACAATATGGGCGATCTGCTGGACGAGGTCGTGAACCTCGTCGAATACCCGTCCGTTTTCCTGGGAGACCTCCCAAGCATAGCTACCGAACTCCCCGAAAGTGTTGTCCGTTCTGTGCTTCAGCAACAGATGCATTCTTTCCTGGTGTACGGTCAGAATGGGAATGTCATTCCACACTTCCTGAGTGTGCGCAACGGCCTGACCGATTTCATCGACATCGTGCGACGAGGCAATGAAAGCGTCGCCAATGCCCGTCTTCTGGATGCAGCCTTCTTCATCCAGGAAGACATGCGTGAGCCTCTGGAAGCACATCTGGGCCGGCTGGATACCTTGATTTTCATGGACAACCTCGGCACCATGGCCGCCAAGACTCTTCGGCTCGAGCGACTGGCGGCCTGCGCGACCGTGTACGCTTCGGTGACGCCGGAAGAGAGAGCAACGCTCATCGCTGCAGCCCACCTCTCCAAAGCCGATCTCGCTACCAGCATGGTGAAGGAGTATACGTCGCTCCAGGGGGAAATCGGCAGCGTCTATCTTTCGCGTGCCGGCGGTTCACCAGATATTGTGTCCGCCATTCGTGAACAGTACGTGCCTCGCTCTCCTTCCGAGGACATTGCATCAACCAGAGCCGGCCGACTGCTCGGCGTCATCGACAAGGTCGACACACTTACAGGCATCCTTGGCACGGGCTTCAACCCTTCCGGGTCAGAAGACCCCTACGGCCTCCGGCGTGCCGGCAACGGCATCGTCCGCACAATCGTCGAGTCCGGTGAGACTGTGGACTTGGAGACTCTGGCAAACAACGCAGTGGAGGGGTATCAGGCAACTGGATCCCTGCCGCATCCTGAAGACCTGGGGCAGAAAGTCTTGGACTATCTGAAAGGGCGCATTGCTCAGTATTTCAAGGAGAAACAGCTGACCAGGGAATACGCCCCACTCGAATATCTCCCGCTCGTCGAACTGGGTTCCATTCCCGAACGCATGCAGGCACTGCATGAAGCGGCCGGCGACACCGTACTCGTGACCCTTGCGGACAGCCATCGCAGGATACAGAACATCACCAAGGGGCTTCCTGCTGCGACGAGCCTGCCTGCAGACTTGCTTCTGACGGATCCCGAGGAGCTTGTGCTCAGACAGTCAGCCGAGTCTGCCGCACCGCGAATTCTTGAGTTCCTAGCAGTGCGGAAGTATGCAGAGGCCATCCGGACGTGCGAGGAACTCGCCATTCCTGTCACGACTTTCTTCGACCGCATCCTCGTCATGGCCACCGACGAACGCGTGCGAAGCGCACGCTTATTGCTTTTGTGCTACCTGAAGTATATACTTGGACTTGTTTGCGACTATTCCAAGCTAACCTAGGCCTGATAGGAGGAACCATGGACCAGCGGAAGTTTGTCTACGATTTCGAAGAAGGCGGCAAAGAGATGAAGACCATCCTCGGAGGAAAGGGAGCAGGCCTCGCAGAGATGACGAAGATCGGGCTTCCCGTACCTCCCGGTTTCACGATCTCGACGGAGATGTGCCCCGAGTACCTCAAGGTCGGCGAGATCCCTGAGACTCTGAAGAATGAGATCAGAGAACACCTTGCCAGACTCGAAGGCAAGCTTGGCAAGAAGTTCGGCTCAGAGCAGAACCCGCTGCTCGTGTCCGTTCGCTCCGGTGCGGCGGTCTCGATGCCCGGCATGATGGACACCATCCTCAACCTCGGACTCAACATCGAGACCGTGGAAGGTCTTGCGATGCTGACTGAGAATCCGCGTTTTGCGTGGGACTCCTACCGTAGATTCACTCAGATGTATGGCAACGTCGTGCTTGGTATCGAGCACAACGGCTTCGAGGCCATACTGGCAGAACAGAAGCAGCTTCAGGGTATCACGCTGGATACCGACCTCTCCGTCGACGGCCTGAAGGCCCTCGTCCAGAAGTACTTTGCCCTTGTTCAGGAAAAGACCGGCAAGCCCTTCCCGCAGGATCCAATGGACCAGTTGCTCGGGGCAGTGGGCGCCGTTTTCCGCTCATGGAATACCGAGCGAGCCATCACCTACCGCAAAATCGAGAAGATTTCGGGTCTCATCGGCACAGCCGTGACAATCCAGTCCATGGTCTTCGGCAACATGGGCAACGACTCGGCAACGGGCGTGTGTTTCACCCGTGACAATTCCACCGGAGCCAAGCGCTTTTCGGGCGAATATCTTGTCAACGCTCAGGGTGAAGACGTCGTTGCCGGCATTCGCACGCCCAAGAATATCGACCAGATGGAAACAGAGATACCCGAAACATACAAGCGTCTCGTCGAGGTATCACTGCTGCTGGAGAAACACTATCGTGACATGCAGGATATGGAGTTCACCGTAGAACGAGGCACACTGTTCATGCTGCAGACCCGCAATGCCAAACGGAGCCCGGTCGCAGCCGTCAAGGTCGCAGTCGACATGGTCGTCGAGGGTCTCCTCACAAAGGAAGAAGCCGTGATGCGGGTGACTCCCACCCAGCTCGACACCCTGTTGCATCCACAGGTAGACCCACAGGCCAAGGTTCAGGTCATTGCCAGGGCAATTCCTGCTTCACCAGGTGCCGGGTATGGAAAGGTCATTTTCGAGTCAAAGAAGGCCGCCGAGCTTGGAGAAGCAGGAGAGAAGGTTATTCTTGTTCGTCAGGACACGTCTCCCGAGGACATCGACGGTATCTCCAAGGCTCAGGCGACATTGACGACGCGTGGTGGTGCCTCGGCGCATGCAGCACTTGTGGCGCGTGGTCTCGGCAAGCCGTGTGTGGTTGGCGCCGATCAGATAAAGCTCAACAGCGCCGAGAAAACCTTCGTGGCTAATGGCGTGACCGTCCACGAAGGCGACGTCATCACGGTGAACGGCACCACTGGCGAAGTCATCCTTGGTCAGGCCCCCATGGTGGATGCCGAGCAGACAGCCGAACTTGCGACCCTCCTTGGCTATGCAGACGGCATCCGCCGTCTCGGCGTGCGTGCCAATGCAGACACGCCCGCAAATGCCCACAAGGCACGCGCTTTTGGTGCAGAGGGCATTGGCTTGTGTCGCACGGAGCGTATGTTCAACGATCCTGAGCGTCTGCCCCTCATGCAAGAGATGGTCATCGCGGGTTCGCTCGAAGAGCGCACCCCCGCCCTCGAGAAACTGCTTCCGATGCAGCGCGACGACTTCGAGAAGATCCTTGAGGCCATGGACGGTTTCCCTGTCATCATCCGCCTGCTGGACCCGCCTCTCCACGAGTTCCTTCCCCAGATAGACCGACTCACGGAGGAAATGGCCGAGGCAGAGACGGCTCACGACGAAGCTCGCATCGCCTATCTGAAGAAGGTCATGAAGCGGTACAACGAGCTGAAGGAGTTCAACCCGATGATTGGGTTCCGCGGCTGCCGTGTTGGAATCGTGTATCCCGACATCTACCAGCTGCAGGTCCGTGCAATCGCCGAGGCCACCGCCACACTGGTCAAGCGAGGATTGCACCCGATGCCCGAGATCATGCTTCCCCTGGTGGGTCACGTCAACGAGATCAAGGTACTCAAGCCGCTGGTTCAGGAAGAGCTCGACAAGGTGTTCGAGCGCGAGGGCATCACGGTTGCCGTGAAGATCGGCACCATGGTTGAAGTGCCACGCGCATGCCTGACCGCAGACGAGATCGCCGAGTACGCCGAGTTCTTCAGCTTCGGCACCAACGACCTCACCCAGACGACGTATGCCTATAGCCGTGACGATGCCGCAGGCACGTTCCTGCCAACCTACCTCGAGTCGAAGGTCCTGGACGTCGACCCATTCCAGACCATCGACCGGAAAGGCGTGGGCAAGCTCATCCGCATCGCGGTGGTCCTTGGCCGCCAGACGAACCCCCGCATTGAAATCGGTATCTGCGGGGAACAGGGAGGTGAGCCTGATTCGATCGACTTCTGCCACACCTCCGGGCTCGACTACGTTTCCTGCTCGGCACCGCGAGTACCCGTTGCGCGCCTTGCAGCTGCACAGGCCGTCATCAAGAACAGGCCGGCCACCAGCTAGCACAGAATCCTCATACATGCTACCTATCACGAACTACAGGGATAGGGAAGGAAGGCTGCTCTCTCAGGGAGCAGCCTTTGGCATTGCCAGCAAGGGACGAGTCTTGCCCGAGGGCGACGACGGCATCCGATCCCCGTTCCAGAAAGACCGCGACCGCATCATTCACTCGAGGGCGTTCCGCAGGCTCCAGTACAAGACACAGGTGTTCATGGCGCCAAAGGATGATGAGATACGCACGCGGCTCACGCATACCCTCGAGGTCGCGCAGCTGTCGCGTTCAGTGTCTGATGCTCTCGGTCTCAACGAGGACCTCGTCGAAGCGATTGCACTGGGACACGACCTTGGTCATGCACCATTCGGACACACCGGAGAAGAAGTCCTGGACATGAAGCTGAAGAGTATTGACCCCGGATTGGGATTCGAGCACGCATTGCAGAGCCTCCGGGTGGTCGACACGCTGGAGCGTCGTGAGCGTGGGCACGGTGACGTGCTCTTTGGGCTCAATCTCACCTATGAGACCCGCAATGGCATTGCCTCTCACAGCAAGGGGCTTGAAGAAATGAGCAAGCTCGAGGACATGCAGAGTCCACAGACTCTGGAGGGACAGATCGTGCGACTCTGTGACAGAGTCGCCTATGTCAACCATGACCTTGATGACGCCATACACGCTGGGATCATCGATGTGACGGACGTACCGGCAATGACGGAGGAGGCACTGGGCAGCTTCTATTCGCAAC
This Coprothermobacter sp. DNA region includes the following protein-coding sequences:
- a CDS encoding deoxyguanosinetriphosphate triphosphohydrolase yields the protein MLPITNYRDREGRLLSQGAAFGIASKGRVLPEGDDGIRSPFQKDRDRIIHSRAFRRLQYKTQVFMAPKDDEIRTRLTHTLEVAQLSRSVSDALGLNEDLVEAIALGHDLGHAPFGHTGEEVLDMKLKSIDPGLGFEHALQSLRVVDTLERRERGHGDVLFGLNLTYETRNGIASHSKGLEEMSKLEDMQSPQTLEGQIVRLCDRVAYVNHDLDDAIHAGIIDVTDVPAMTEEALGSFYSQRLDTMVLDIIRSSSTAGEIVMSRPIQEAMDGLMLFLKDRVYMHSEPKREEGKARDLLSRIFDFCMQDVRHMEPYLREHPTTCESDDPVFMLRGDLQGTARIVTDYVASMTDRMALKVATDLVMPHIYV
- a CDS encoding glycine--tRNA ligase subunit beta, coding for MVARTSTWRTKTMSDLLIEILTEELPARFVDSAQAQLVEHVTTHLDESFIGHGDVRGFSTPRRLVVLVQNVKEQTDARTMEVKGPAKASSYDAQGNPTPALVGFCRGQGVDPADTYTVDVAGKSYVYARKTVAGQKSSELVEAFLLRLPHEVTFPKMMHWEESGFQFARPIRGLLALLGAEVLHWEVAGVQSSNTTFGLRVGKPKPVTVTSPEDYMRRLREAFVIVDPAERRRLIEKQADKLLKPLGLKLGDNMGDLLDEVVNLVEYPSVFLGDLPSIATELPESVVRSVLQQQMHSFLVYGQNGNVIPHFLSVRNGLTDFIDIVRRGNESVANARLLDAAFFIQEDMREPLEAHLGRLDTLIFMDNLGTMAAKTLRLERLAACATVYASVTPEERATLIAAAHLSKADLATSMVKEYTSLQGEIGSVYLSRAGGSPDIVSAIREQYVPRSPSEDIASTRAGRLLGVIDKVDTLTGILGTGFNPSGSEDPYGLRRAGNGIVRTIVESGETVDLETLANNAVEGYQATGSLPHPEDLGQKVLDYLKGRIAQYFKEKQLTREYAPLEYLPLVELGSIPERMQALHEAAGDTVLVTLADSHRRIQNITKGLPAATSLPADLLLTDPEELVLRQSAESAAPRILEFLAVRKYAEAIRTCEELAIPVTTFFDRILVMATDERVRSARLLLLCYLKYILGLVCDYSKLT
- a CDS encoding pyruvate, phosphate dikinase gives rise to the protein MDQRKFVYDFEEGGKEMKTILGGKGAGLAEMTKIGLPVPPGFTISTEMCPEYLKVGEIPETLKNEIREHLARLEGKLGKKFGSEQNPLLVSVRSGAAVSMPGMMDTILNLGLNIETVEGLAMLTENPRFAWDSYRRFTQMYGNVVLGIEHNGFEAILAEQKQLQGITLDTDLSVDGLKALVQKYFALVQEKTGKPFPQDPMDQLLGAVGAVFRSWNTERAITYRKIEKISGLIGTAVTIQSMVFGNMGNDSATGVCFTRDNSTGAKRFSGEYLVNAQGEDVVAGIRTPKNIDQMETEIPETYKRLVEVSLLLEKHYRDMQDMEFTVERGTLFMLQTRNAKRSPVAAVKVAVDMVVEGLLTKEEAVMRVTPTQLDTLLHPQVDPQAKVQVIARAIPASPGAGYGKVIFESKKAAELGEAGEKVILVRQDTSPEDIDGISKAQATLTTRGGASAHAALVARGLGKPCVVGADQIKLNSAEKTFVANGVTVHEGDVITVNGTTGEVILGQAPMVDAEQTAELATLLGYADGIRRLGVRANADTPANAHKARAFGAEGIGLCRTERMFNDPERLPLMQEMVIAGSLEERTPALEKLLPMQRDDFEKILEAMDGFPVIIRLLDPPLHEFLPQIDRLTEEMAEAETAHDEARIAYLKKVMKRYNELKEFNPMIGFRGCRVGIVYPDIYQLQVRAIAEATATLVKRGLHPMPEIMLPLVGHVNEIKVLKPLVQEELDKVFEREGITVAVKIGTMVEVPRACLTADEIAEYAEFFSFGTNDLTQTTYAYSRDDAAGTFLPTYLESKVLDVDPFQTIDRKGVGKLIRIAVVLGRQTNPRIEIGICGEQGGEPDSIDFCHTSGLDYVSCSAPRVPVARLAAAQAVIKNRPATS